One region of Juglans microcarpa x Juglans regia isolate MS1-56 chromosome 7S, Jm3101_v1.0, whole genome shotgun sequence genomic DNA includes:
- the LOC121240986 gene encoding beta-glucosidase 12-like isoform X5 — protein MLYSTGAVFPQVLFLGRHHRPTSMKVQQKTVVEDHLYGTRSPIDRIQDGSNGDVTVDQYHRYKEDVGIMRQMGLDAYRFSISWSRVLPNGRLSGGVNMEGIKYYNNLINELLAKGLKPFVTLFHFDLPQSLEDDYGGFLSPHIVNDFRDYTEVCFKEFGDRVKHWITLNEPTSYSVGGYASGAIPPGRCSDWQNQYCTKGNSGTEPYLVIHHQLHAHAAAVKAYRQKYQKRQKGTIGISLETGWIVPYSKARHDRNAMLRALDFRIGWLMDPLINGDYPHSMRSLVGNRLPKFTKEQSKLVNRSFDFIGLNYYTAYYAAYAPQHNAGNASYFTDSRANLSTEHNGIPIGQQAASEWLHLYPRGIRDLLLYIKQKYHNPLIYITENGIDEFNNATLSLEEALVDNQRIEYYCSHLWYLQKAIRDGVNVKGYFAWSLLDNFEWNSGYTVRFGINYVDYKDGCKRHPKLSAHWFTNFLKK, from the exons ATGCTGTACTCAACAGGAGCAGTTTTCCCccaggttttatttttgggacgGCATCATCGTCCTACCAG TATGAAGGTGCAGCAAAAGACGGTGGTAGAGGACCATCTATATGGGACACGTTCACCCATAG ATAGGATACAAGATGGCAGTAATGGAGACGTAACTGTTGATCAATACCATCGCTATAAG GAAGACGTTGGGATTATGAGGCAAATGGGTTTAGATGCATACAGGTTCTCAATCTCTTGGTCCCGAGTTTTACCAA ACGGAAGGCTAAGTGGGGGTGTGAACATGGAAGGAATCAAATACTACAACAACCTCATCAATGAACTTCTAGCCAAAG GTCTAAAGCCCTTTGTGACTCTCTTTCACTTTGATCTTCCCCAATCCTTGGAAGATGATTATGGTGGTTTCTTAAGTCCACATATTGT GAATGATTTTCGGGACTATACCGAGGTTTGCTTCAAGGAATTTGGCGATCGGGTGAAGCACTGGATCACACTGAATGAGCCAACGAGCTACAGCGTAGGTGGTTATGCATCTGGGGCTATACCGCCAGGGCGATGTTCTGATTGGCAAAATCAGTATTGCACCAAAGGAAATTCTGGAACAGAACCATATTTGGTGATACACCACCAGCTTCATGCCCATGCAGCTGCTGTTAAAGCGTACCGGCAAAAGTATCAG AAAAGACAAAAGGGCACTATAGGTATATCGCTCGAGACAGGCTGGATAGTGCCATATTCTAAAGCAAGACATGATCGTAATGCTATGCTACGGGCTCTCGATTTCAGAATTGGATG GTTAATGGACCCCTTGATCAATGGTGACTATCCACATAGCATGCGATCTCTGGTTGGAAACCGATTACCCAAATTTACCAAAGAACAATCTAAGCTCGTAAACAGGTCATTTGACTTTATCGGATTAAACTACTATACTGCTTATTATGCAGCCTATGCACCTCAACATAATGCTGGAAATGCAAGCTACTTTACGGATTCTCGTGCTAATCTTTCAA CTGAGCACAATGGAATCCCCATTGGTCAACAG GCAGCTTCAGAATGGCTTCATCTATATCCAAGAGGAATTCGAGATCTTTTGCTCTACATAAAGCAGAAGTACCATAATCCACTAATTTACATCACTGAGAATG GAATTGATGAGTTCAATAATGCCACCTTGTCACTAGAGGAGGCTCTTGTGGACAACCAAAGAATTGAATACTATTGTAGTCATCTTTGGTATCTTCAGAAGGCTATCAG gGATGGTGTAAATGTTAAGGGATACTTTGCATGGTCCTTGTTGGACAACTTTGAATGGAATTCAGGTTACACTGTTCGGTTTGGCATCAACTATGTAGACTACAAGGATGGATGTAAAAGACACCCAAAACTTTCAGCGCATTGGTTCACGAATTTCCTCAAGAAATAG
- the LOC121240986 gene encoding beta-glucosidase 12-like isoform X4, producing MAFQSYLRLVLLYSFANIIASTPSHYHNHAVLNRSSFPPGFIFGTASSSYQYEGAAKDGGRGPSIWDTFTHRCPFSIRENQLSGQQAFKSMERRGGTRSDSSFGTFPNWCHKDRIQDGSNGDVTVDQYHRYKEDVGIMRQMGLDAYRFSISWSRVLPNGRLSGGVNMEGIKYYNNLINELLAKGLKPFVTLFHFDLPQSLEDDYGGFLSPHIVNDFRDYTEVCFKEFGDRVKHWITLNEPTSYSVGGYASGAIPPGRCSDWQNQYCTKGNSGTEPYLVIHHQLHAHAAAVKAYRQKYQKRQKGTIGISLETGWIVPYSKARHDRNAMLRALDFRIGWLMDPLINGDYPHSMRSLPMHLNIMLEMQATLRILVLIFQAASEWLHLYPRGIRDLLLYIKQKYHNPLIYITENGIDEFNNATLSLEEALVDNQRIEYYCSHLWYLQKAIRDGVNVKGYFAWSLLDNFEWNSGYTVRFGINYVDYKDGCKRHPKLSAHWFTNFLKK from the exons ATGGCATTTCAGAGTTATCTTCGCTTGGTTCTTCTCTACTCATTCGCTAACATTATTGCTTCAACACCAAGCCACTACCATAATCATGCTGTACTCAACAGGAGCAGTTTTCCCccaggttttatttttgggacgGCATCATCGTCCTACCAG TATGAAGGTGCAGCAAAAGACGGTGGTAGAGGACCATCTATATGGGACACGTTCACCCATAG ATGCCCTTTCTCTATCAGAGAAAATCAACTCAGTGGCCAACAAGCATTTAAAAGCATGGAAAGAAGAGGAGGCACAAGGTCAGACTCATCTTTCGGAACCTTCCCCAACTGGTGTCATAAAG ATAGGATACAAGATGGCAGTAATGGAGACGTAACTGTTGATCAATACCATCGCTATAAG GAAGACGTTGGGATTATGAGGCAAATGGGTTTAGATGCATACAGGTTCTCAATCTCTTGGTCCCGAGTTTTACCAA ACGGAAGGCTAAGTGGGGGTGTGAACATGGAAGGAATCAAATACTACAACAACCTCATCAATGAACTTCTAGCCAAAG GTCTAAAGCCCTTTGTGACTCTCTTTCACTTTGATCTTCCCCAATCCTTGGAAGATGATTATGGTGGTTTCTTAAGTCCACATATTGT GAATGATTTTCGGGACTATACCGAGGTTTGCTTCAAGGAATTTGGCGATCGGGTGAAGCACTGGATCACACTGAATGAGCCAACGAGCTACAGCGTAGGTGGTTATGCATCTGGGGCTATACCGCCAGGGCGATGTTCTGATTGGCAAAATCAGTATTGCACCAAAGGAAATTCTGGAACAGAACCATATTTGGTGATACACCACCAGCTTCATGCCCATGCAGCTGCTGTTAAAGCGTACCGGCAAAAGTATCAG AAAAGACAAAAGGGCACTATAGGTATATCGCTCGAGACAGGCTGGATAGTGCCATATTCTAAAGCAAGACATGATCGTAATGCTATGCTACGGGCTCTCGATTTCAGAATTGGATG GTTAATGGACCCCTTGATCAATGGTGACTATCCACATAGCATGCGATCTCTG CCTATGCACCTCAACATAATGCTGGAAATGCAAGCTACTTTACGGATTCTCGTGCTAATCTTTCAA GCAGCTTCAGAATGGCTTCATCTATATCCAAGAGGAATTCGAGATCTTTTGCTCTACATAAAGCAGAAGTACCATAATCCACTAATTTACATCACTGAGAATG GAATTGATGAGTTCAATAATGCCACCTTGTCACTAGAGGAGGCTCTTGTGGACAACCAAAGAATTGAATACTATTGTAGTCATCTTTGGTATCTTCAGAAGGCTATCAG gGATGGTGTAAATGTTAAGGGATACTTTGCATGGTCCTTGTTGGACAACTTTGAATGGAATTCAGGTTACACTGTTCGGTTTGGCATCAACTATGTAGACTACAAGGATGGATGTAAAAGACACCCAAAACTTTCAGCGCATTGGTTCACGAATTTCCTCAAGAAATAG
- the LOC121240986 gene encoding beta-glucosidase 12-like isoform X7, with amino-acid sequence MAFQSYLRLVLLYSFANIIASTPSHYHNHAVLNRSSFPPGFIFGTASSSYQYEGAAKDGGRGPSIWDTFTHRCPFSIRENQLSGQQAFKSMERRGGTRSDSSFGTFPNWCHKDRIQDGSNGDVTVDQYHRYKEDVGIMRQMGLDAYRFSISWSRVLPNGRLSGGVNMEGIKYYNNLINELLAKGLKPFVTLFHFDLPQSLEDDYGGFLSPHIVLMDPLINGDYPHSMRSLVGNRLPKFTKEQSKLVNRSFDFIGLNYYTAYYAAYAPQHNAGNASYFTDSRANLSTEHNGIPIGQQAASEWLHLYPRGIRDLLLYIKQKYHNPLIYITENGIDEFNNATLSLEEALVDNQRIEYYCSHLWYLQKAIRDGVNVKGYFAWSLLDNFEWNSGYTVRFGINYVDYKDGCKRHPKLSAHWFTNFLKK; translated from the exons ATGGCATTTCAGAGTTATCTTCGCTTGGTTCTTCTCTACTCATTCGCTAACATTATTGCTTCAACACCAAGCCACTACCATAATCATGCTGTACTCAACAGGAGCAGTTTTCCCccaggttttatttttgggacgGCATCATCGTCCTACCAG TATGAAGGTGCAGCAAAAGACGGTGGTAGAGGACCATCTATATGGGACACGTTCACCCATAG ATGCCCTTTCTCTATCAGAGAAAATCAACTCAGTGGCCAACAAGCATTTAAAAGCATGGAAAGAAGAGGAGGCACAAGGTCAGACTCATCTTTCGGAACCTTCCCCAACTGGTGTCATAAAG ATAGGATACAAGATGGCAGTAATGGAGACGTAACTGTTGATCAATACCATCGCTATAAG GAAGACGTTGGGATTATGAGGCAAATGGGTTTAGATGCATACAGGTTCTCAATCTCTTGGTCCCGAGTTTTACCAA ACGGAAGGCTAAGTGGGGGTGTGAACATGGAAGGAATCAAATACTACAACAACCTCATCAATGAACTTCTAGCCAAAG GTCTAAAGCCCTTTGTGACTCTCTTTCACTTTGATCTTCCCCAATCCTTGGAAGATGATTATGGTGGTTTCTTAAGTCCACATATTGT GTTAATGGACCCCTTGATCAATGGTGACTATCCACATAGCATGCGATCTCTGGTTGGAAACCGATTACCCAAATTTACCAAAGAACAATCTAAGCTCGTAAACAGGTCATTTGACTTTATCGGATTAAACTACTATACTGCTTATTATGCAGCCTATGCACCTCAACATAATGCTGGAAATGCAAGCTACTTTACGGATTCTCGTGCTAATCTTTCAA CTGAGCACAATGGAATCCCCATTGGTCAACAG GCAGCTTCAGAATGGCTTCATCTATATCCAAGAGGAATTCGAGATCTTTTGCTCTACATAAAGCAGAAGTACCATAATCCACTAATTTACATCACTGAGAATG GAATTGATGAGTTCAATAATGCCACCTTGTCACTAGAGGAGGCTCTTGTGGACAACCAAAGAATTGAATACTATTGTAGTCATCTTTGGTATCTTCAGAAGGCTATCAG gGATGGTGTAAATGTTAAGGGATACTTTGCATGGTCCTTGTTGGACAACTTTGAATGGAATTCAGGTTACACTGTTCGGTTTGGCATCAACTATGTAGACTACAAGGATGGATGTAAAAGACACCCAAAACTTTCAGCGCATTGGTTCACGAATTTCCTCAAGAAATAG
- the LOC121240986 gene encoding beta-glucosidase 11-like isoform X3, with the protein MAFQSYLRLVLLYSFANIIASTPSHYHNHAVLNRSSFPPGFIFGTASSSYQYEGAAKDGGRGPSIWDTFTHRCPFSIRENQLSGQQAFKSMERRGGTRSDSSFGTFPNWCHKDRIQDGSNGDVTVDQYHRYKEDVGIMRQMGLDAYRFSISWSRVLPNGRLSGGVNMEGIKYYNNLINELLAKGLKPFVTLFHFDLPQSLEDDYGGFLSPHIVNDFRDYTEVCFKEFGDRVKHWITLNEPTSYSVGGYASGAIPPGRCSDWQNQYCTKGNSGTEPYLVIHHQLHAHAAAVKAYRQKYQKRQKGTIGISLETGWIVPYSKARHDRNAMLRALDFRIGWLMDPLINGDYPHSMRSLPMHLNIMLEMQATLRILVLIFQLQAASEWLHLYPRGIRDLLLYIKQKYHNPLIYITENGIDEFNNATLSLEEALVDNQRIEYYCSHLWYLQKAIRDGVNVKGYFAWSLLDNFEWNSGYTVRFGINYVDYKDGCKRHPKLSAHWFTNFLKK; encoded by the exons ATGGCATTTCAGAGTTATCTTCGCTTGGTTCTTCTCTACTCATTCGCTAACATTATTGCTTCAACACCAAGCCACTACCATAATCATGCTGTACTCAACAGGAGCAGTTTTCCCccaggttttatttttgggacgGCATCATCGTCCTACCAG TATGAAGGTGCAGCAAAAGACGGTGGTAGAGGACCATCTATATGGGACACGTTCACCCATAG ATGCCCTTTCTCTATCAGAGAAAATCAACTCAGTGGCCAACAAGCATTTAAAAGCATGGAAAGAAGAGGAGGCACAAGGTCAGACTCATCTTTCGGAACCTTCCCCAACTGGTGTCATAAAG ATAGGATACAAGATGGCAGTAATGGAGACGTAACTGTTGATCAATACCATCGCTATAAG GAAGACGTTGGGATTATGAGGCAAATGGGTTTAGATGCATACAGGTTCTCAATCTCTTGGTCCCGAGTTTTACCAA ACGGAAGGCTAAGTGGGGGTGTGAACATGGAAGGAATCAAATACTACAACAACCTCATCAATGAACTTCTAGCCAAAG GTCTAAAGCCCTTTGTGACTCTCTTTCACTTTGATCTTCCCCAATCCTTGGAAGATGATTATGGTGGTTTCTTAAGTCCACATATTGT GAATGATTTTCGGGACTATACCGAGGTTTGCTTCAAGGAATTTGGCGATCGGGTGAAGCACTGGATCACACTGAATGAGCCAACGAGCTACAGCGTAGGTGGTTATGCATCTGGGGCTATACCGCCAGGGCGATGTTCTGATTGGCAAAATCAGTATTGCACCAAAGGAAATTCTGGAACAGAACCATATTTGGTGATACACCACCAGCTTCATGCCCATGCAGCTGCTGTTAAAGCGTACCGGCAAAAGTATCAG AAAAGACAAAAGGGCACTATAGGTATATCGCTCGAGACAGGCTGGATAGTGCCATATTCTAAAGCAAGACATGATCGTAATGCTATGCTACGGGCTCTCGATTTCAGAATTGGATG GTTAATGGACCCCTTGATCAATGGTGACTATCCACATAGCATGCGATCTCTG CCTATGCACCTCAACATAATGCTGGAAATGCAAGCTACTTTACGGATTCTCGTGCTAATCTTTCAA TTGCAGGCAGCTTCAGAATGGCTTCATCTATATCCAAGAGGAATTCGAGATCTTTTGCTCTACATAAAGCAGAAGTACCATAATCCACTAATTTACATCACTGAGAATG GAATTGATGAGTTCAATAATGCCACCTTGTCACTAGAGGAGGCTCTTGTGGACAACCAAAGAATTGAATACTATTGTAGTCATCTTTGGTATCTTCAGAAGGCTATCAG gGATGGTGTAAATGTTAAGGGATACTTTGCATGGTCCTTGTTGGACAACTTTGAATGGAATTCAGGTTACACTGTTCGGTTTGGCATCAACTATGTAGACTACAAGGATGGATGTAAAAGACACCCAAAACTTTCAGCGCATTGGTTCACGAATTTCCTCAAGAAATAG
- the LOC121240986 gene encoding beta-glucosidase 13-like isoform X1, translating into MAFQSYLRLVLLYSFANIIASTPSHYHNHAVLNRSSFPPGFIFGTASSSYQYEGAAKDGGRGPSIWDTFTHRCPFSIRENQLSGQQAFKSMERRGGTRSDSSFGTFPNWCHKDRIQDGSNGDVTVDQYHRYKEDVGIMRQMGLDAYRFSISWSRVLPNGRLSGGVNMEGIKYYNNLINELLAKGLKPFVTLFHFDLPQSLEDDYGGFLSPHIVNDFRDYTEVCFKEFGDRVKHWITLNEPTSYSVGGYASGAIPPGRCSDWQNQYCTKGNSGTEPYLVIHHQLHAHAAAVKAYRQKYQKRQKGTIGISLETGWIVPYSKARHDRNAMLRALDFRIGWLMDPLINGDYPHSMRSLVGNRLPKFTKEQSKLVNRSFDFIGLNYYTAYYAAYAPQHNAGNASYFTDSRANLSTEHNGIPIGQQAASEWLHLYPRGIRDLLLYIKQKYHNPLIYITENGIDEFNNATLSLEEALVDNQRIEYYCSHLWYLQKAIRDGVNVKGYFAWSLLDNFEWNSGYTVRFGINYVDYKDGCKRHPKLSAHWFTNFLKK; encoded by the exons ATGGCATTTCAGAGTTATCTTCGCTTGGTTCTTCTCTACTCATTCGCTAACATTATTGCTTCAACACCAAGCCACTACCATAATCATGCTGTACTCAACAGGAGCAGTTTTCCCccaggttttatttttgggacgGCATCATCGTCCTACCAG TATGAAGGTGCAGCAAAAGACGGTGGTAGAGGACCATCTATATGGGACACGTTCACCCATAG ATGCCCTTTCTCTATCAGAGAAAATCAACTCAGTGGCCAACAAGCATTTAAAAGCATGGAAAGAAGAGGAGGCACAAGGTCAGACTCATCTTTCGGAACCTTCCCCAACTGGTGTCATAAAG ATAGGATACAAGATGGCAGTAATGGAGACGTAACTGTTGATCAATACCATCGCTATAAG GAAGACGTTGGGATTATGAGGCAAATGGGTTTAGATGCATACAGGTTCTCAATCTCTTGGTCCCGAGTTTTACCAA ACGGAAGGCTAAGTGGGGGTGTGAACATGGAAGGAATCAAATACTACAACAACCTCATCAATGAACTTCTAGCCAAAG GTCTAAAGCCCTTTGTGACTCTCTTTCACTTTGATCTTCCCCAATCCTTGGAAGATGATTATGGTGGTTTCTTAAGTCCACATATTGT GAATGATTTTCGGGACTATACCGAGGTTTGCTTCAAGGAATTTGGCGATCGGGTGAAGCACTGGATCACACTGAATGAGCCAACGAGCTACAGCGTAGGTGGTTATGCATCTGGGGCTATACCGCCAGGGCGATGTTCTGATTGGCAAAATCAGTATTGCACCAAAGGAAATTCTGGAACAGAACCATATTTGGTGATACACCACCAGCTTCATGCCCATGCAGCTGCTGTTAAAGCGTACCGGCAAAAGTATCAG AAAAGACAAAAGGGCACTATAGGTATATCGCTCGAGACAGGCTGGATAGTGCCATATTCTAAAGCAAGACATGATCGTAATGCTATGCTACGGGCTCTCGATTTCAGAATTGGATG GTTAATGGACCCCTTGATCAATGGTGACTATCCACATAGCATGCGATCTCTGGTTGGAAACCGATTACCCAAATTTACCAAAGAACAATCTAAGCTCGTAAACAGGTCATTTGACTTTATCGGATTAAACTACTATACTGCTTATTATGCAGCCTATGCACCTCAACATAATGCTGGAAATGCAAGCTACTTTACGGATTCTCGTGCTAATCTTTCAA CTGAGCACAATGGAATCCCCATTGGTCAACAG GCAGCTTCAGAATGGCTTCATCTATATCCAAGAGGAATTCGAGATCTTTTGCTCTACATAAAGCAGAAGTACCATAATCCACTAATTTACATCACTGAGAATG GAATTGATGAGTTCAATAATGCCACCTTGTCACTAGAGGAGGCTCTTGTGGACAACCAAAGAATTGAATACTATTGTAGTCATCTTTGGTATCTTCAGAAGGCTATCAG gGATGGTGTAAATGTTAAGGGATACTTTGCATGGTCCTTGTTGGACAACTTTGAATGGAATTCAGGTTACACTGTTCGGTTTGGCATCAACTATGTAGACTACAAGGATGGATGTAAAAGACACCCAAAACTTTCAGCGCATTGGTTCACGAATTTCCTCAAGAAATAG
- the LOC121240986 gene encoding beta-glucosidase 13-like isoform X2, protein MAFQSYLRLVLLYSFANIIASTPSHYHNHAVLNRSSFPPGFIFGTASSSYQYEGAAKDGGRGPSIWDTFTHRYPDRIQDGSNGDVTVDQYHRYKEDVGIMRQMGLDAYRFSISWSRVLPNGRLSGGVNMEGIKYYNNLINELLAKGLKPFVTLFHFDLPQSLEDDYGGFLSPHIVNDFRDYTEVCFKEFGDRVKHWITLNEPTSYSVGGYASGAIPPGRCSDWQNQYCTKGNSGTEPYLVIHHQLHAHAAAVKAYRQKYQKRQKGTIGISLETGWIVPYSKARHDRNAMLRALDFRIGWLMDPLINGDYPHSMRSLVGNRLPKFTKEQSKLVNRSFDFIGLNYYTAYYAAYAPQHNAGNASYFTDSRANLSTEHNGIPIGQQAASEWLHLYPRGIRDLLLYIKQKYHNPLIYITENGIDEFNNATLSLEEALVDNQRIEYYCSHLWYLQKAIRDGVNVKGYFAWSLLDNFEWNSGYTVRFGINYVDYKDGCKRHPKLSAHWFTNFLKK, encoded by the exons ATGGCATTTCAGAGTTATCTTCGCTTGGTTCTTCTCTACTCATTCGCTAACATTATTGCTTCAACACCAAGCCACTACCATAATCATGCTGTACTCAACAGGAGCAGTTTTCCCccaggttttatttttgggacgGCATCATCGTCCTACCAG TATGAAGGTGCAGCAAAAGACGGTGGTAGAGGACCATCTATATGGGACACGTTCACCCATAGATatccag ATAGGATACAAGATGGCAGTAATGGAGACGTAACTGTTGATCAATACCATCGCTATAAG GAAGACGTTGGGATTATGAGGCAAATGGGTTTAGATGCATACAGGTTCTCAATCTCTTGGTCCCGAGTTTTACCAA ACGGAAGGCTAAGTGGGGGTGTGAACATGGAAGGAATCAAATACTACAACAACCTCATCAATGAACTTCTAGCCAAAG GTCTAAAGCCCTTTGTGACTCTCTTTCACTTTGATCTTCCCCAATCCTTGGAAGATGATTATGGTGGTTTCTTAAGTCCACATATTGT GAATGATTTTCGGGACTATACCGAGGTTTGCTTCAAGGAATTTGGCGATCGGGTGAAGCACTGGATCACACTGAATGAGCCAACGAGCTACAGCGTAGGTGGTTATGCATCTGGGGCTATACCGCCAGGGCGATGTTCTGATTGGCAAAATCAGTATTGCACCAAAGGAAATTCTGGAACAGAACCATATTTGGTGATACACCACCAGCTTCATGCCCATGCAGCTGCTGTTAAAGCGTACCGGCAAAAGTATCAG AAAAGACAAAAGGGCACTATAGGTATATCGCTCGAGACAGGCTGGATAGTGCCATATTCTAAAGCAAGACATGATCGTAATGCTATGCTACGGGCTCTCGATTTCAGAATTGGATG GTTAATGGACCCCTTGATCAATGGTGACTATCCACATAGCATGCGATCTCTGGTTGGAAACCGATTACCCAAATTTACCAAAGAACAATCTAAGCTCGTAAACAGGTCATTTGACTTTATCGGATTAAACTACTATACTGCTTATTATGCAGCCTATGCACCTCAACATAATGCTGGAAATGCAAGCTACTTTACGGATTCTCGTGCTAATCTTTCAA CTGAGCACAATGGAATCCCCATTGGTCAACAG GCAGCTTCAGAATGGCTTCATCTATATCCAAGAGGAATTCGAGATCTTTTGCTCTACATAAAGCAGAAGTACCATAATCCACTAATTTACATCACTGAGAATG GAATTGATGAGTTCAATAATGCCACCTTGTCACTAGAGGAGGCTCTTGTGGACAACCAAAGAATTGAATACTATTGTAGTCATCTTTGGTATCTTCAGAAGGCTATCAG gGATGGTGTAAATGTTAAGGGATACTTTGCATGGTCCTTGTTGGACAACTTTGAATGGAATTCAGGTTACACTGTTCGGTTTGGCATCAACTATGTAGACTACAAGGATGGATGTAAAAGACACCCAAAACTTTCAGCGCATTGGTTCACGAATTTCCTCAAGAAATAG
- the LOC121240986 gene encoding beta-glucosidase 12-like isoform X6 — protein MERRGGTRSDSSFGTFPNWCHKDRIQDGSNGDVTVDQYHRYKEDVGIMRQMGLDAYRFSISWSRVLPNGRLSGGVNMEGIKYYNNLINELLAKGLKPFVTLFHFDLPQSLEDDYGGFLSPHIVNDFRDYTEVCFKEFGDRVKHWITLNEPTSYSVGGYASGAIPPGRCSDWQNQYCTKGNSGTEPYLVIHHQLHAHAAAVKAYRQKYQKRQKGTIGISLETGWIVPYSKARHDRNAMLRALDFRIGWLMDPLINGDYPHSMRSLVGNRLPKFTKEQSKLVNRSFDFIGLNYYTAYYAAYAPQHNAGNASYFTDSRANLSTEHNGIPIGQQAASEWLHLYPRGIRDLLLYIKQKYHNPLIYITENGIDEFNNATLSLEEALVDNQRIEYYCSHLWYLQKAIRDGVNVKGYFAWSLLDNFEWNSGYTVRFGINYVDYKDGCKRHPKLSAHWFTNFLKK, from the exons ATGGAAAGAAGAGGAGGCACAAGGTCAGACTCATCTTTCGGAACCTTCCCCAACTGGTGTCATAAAG ATAGGATACAAGATGGCAGTAATGGAGACGTAACTGTTGATCAATACCATCGCTATAAG GAAGACGTTGGGATTATGAGGCAAATGGGTTTAGATGCATACAGGTTCTCAATCTCTTGGTCCCGAGTTTTACCAA ACGGAAGGCTAAGTGGGGGTGTGAACATGGAAGGAATCAAATACTACAACAACCTCATCAATGAACTTCTAGCCAAAG GTCTAAAGCCCTTTGTGACTCTCTTTCACTTTGATCTTCCCCAATCCTTGGAAGATGATTATGGTGGTTTCTTAAGTCCACATATTGT GAATGATTTTCGGGACTATACCGAGGTTTGCTTCAAGGAATTTGGCGATCGGGTGAAGCACTGGATCACACTGAATGAGCCAACGAGCTACAGCGTAGGTGGTTATGCATCTGGGGCTATACCGCCAGGGCGATGTTCTGATTGGCAAAATCAGTATTGCACCAAAGGAAATTCTGGAACAGAACCATATTTGGTGATACACCACCAGCTTCATGCCCATGCAGCTGCTGTTAAAGCGTACCGGCAAAAGTATCAG AAAAGACAAAAGGGCACTATAGGTATATCGCTCGAGACAGGCTGGATAGTGCCATATTCTAAAGCAAGACATGATCGTAATGCTATGCTACGGGCTCTCGATTTCAGAATTGGATG GTTAATGGACCCCTTGATCAATGGTGACTATCCACATAGCATGCGATCTCTGGTTGGAAACCGATTACCCAAATTTACCAAAGAACAATCTAAGCTCGTAAACAGGTCATTTGACTTTATCGGATTAAACTACTATACTGCTTATTATGCAGCCTATGCACCTCAACATAATGCTGGAAATGCAAGCTACTTTACGGATTCTCGTGCTAATCTTTCAA CTGAGCACAATGGAATCCCCATTGGTCAACAG GCAGCTTCAGAATGGCTTCATCTATATCCAAGAGGAATTCGAGATCTTTTGCTCTACATAAAGCAGAAGTACCATAATCCACTAATTTACATCACTGAGAATG GAATTGATGAGTTCAATAATGCCACCTTGTCACTAGAGGAGGCTCTTGTGGACAACCAAAGAATTGAATACTATTGTAGTCATCTTTGGTATCTTCAGAAGGCTATCAG gGATGGTGTAAATGTTAAGGGATACTTTGCATGGTCCTTGTTGGACAACTTTGAATGGAATTCAGGTTACACTGTTCGGTTTGGCATCAACTATGTAGACTACAAGGATGGATGTAAAAGACACCCAAAACTTTCAGCGCATTGGTTCACGAATTTCCTCAAGAAATAG